Below is a window of Mycobacterium dioxanotrophicus DNA.
GCGCTCCACTGCGCGACATCGCCACCGCACTGGGCGTCTCGGAGGCCAAGATCCGATTCCGCTACGCCAAATTGGTCGAATCCGGCGCGGTGCGCGTGATGTGCATCGCGAACCCGCTGAGGCTGGGGCATCGATTCACCAGCTGGGTTGCGGTGCGCGTCGGCGGAAGTGGTCGCGCCCAGGTCGTCGCCGAGGCACTCACCCACCTGACGTCGGTGTCGTATGTGGCGATCACGGCGGGCCGCTGCGATGTTCTCGCCGAGGTGGTGGCCCGCACCGGCGAACAGCTGCTGTCGATTCTCGATGAAGAGATCCGCACCATCGAAGGCGTGATCGAGGCTCAGTCGTGGCTTTACCTGGGTCTGCACTACAAGCCGATTCGGCCGCGAAACGCAGGGCCTGGTTGCGGTCATGCCAGCGACATCCAGATGGTCTGAGTATCAAGGTATTTCGCCAAGCCGTCGAAGCCGCAGTCTTTTCCGATGCCGGAGTTCTTGAAGCCGCCGAACGGTGCCGCCGCGTGGTAGTCGGCGTACGTATTGACCCACACCAGACCGGACTGCAGATTCTGGGCAACCGTGTGCGCCTTGCGAACATCGTTGGTCCACACTCCGGCGGTGAGTCCGTAGTTGGCACTGTTGACCCGGATCATCAACTCATCGACCGAGTCGAAGGTCTGCACGCTCAGTACCGGGCCGAATATCTCATCGGTGATCACCGCATCACTGTCGGCGGCACCCACAACGGCGGTGGGCTCCAGGAAGTATCCGTCGCCGGCGATACGCGAGCCGCCGAAGGGTATCGACGCCTTCGTCGCCGATACCGAGTCGAGGTATTTCTCCACCTTGTCGCGGTGCTGATCCGACGCCAACGGGCCCAACGTCGAGGCGCGGTCCAGGCCCGGTCCGATGACCAGCGCTTGGGCGTAGCGCTGCACGATCTCCAGAACCTCGTCGAGCACCGACCGTTCCACCATCAACCGGGAGCCACTGAAACACACTTGGCCCGAATAGAAGTAGGCGGTGGTTGCCGCAGCGGTCGCGGCCGCTGGGATATCGGCATCGGCAAAGATGATGTTCGGGTTCTTGCCCCCGAGTTCGAGCGAGATGTGCTTGAGGGAGCCACCCGCCGCGGCGCCGAGGACGCGTCCCACCCGTTCGGAGCCCGTGAATGAGATTTTCGCGATGCCCGGATGGGTCACCAGCGCGTTGCCGGTCGACGACCCCTGCCCGGTGACGACGTTGATGGTGCCGGGCGGAAGGCCGGCCTCGATCGCGAGCTCGGCCAACCGCAGTGATGAAAGAGACGTCAGTTCAGACGGTTTGAGCACCACAGTGTTACCGGCAGCCAGCGCAGGCGCCAGCTTGATCGCCGCCTGACACAGCGGGAAATTCCATGGTGTGATCGCGCCGACCACACCCAACGGCACCTTGCGGCTGTACACGTGAGCGCTTGGGGTGTCGACCGGAACCACATCGCCGGTGAGCTTTGTCGGCCATCCCGCGTAGTAGCGAAACTGCTCGACCGCCAGCGGCACGTCGACCGCTTCCACGTAGCTCACGGGCTTGCCACCCTCGAGCGCGTCGTATTCGGCGAGTTCGGCGGAGTGCTGCTCGAGTAGATCCGCGAGCCGATGTAAGGCGGCTTCCCGCTTCCCCGGCGTCAGCCGACCCCAGTCACCGGCGAATGCCGCGGCCGCGGACGTCACCGCGCGGTCGACGGTGACCGGATCCGCGTCGGCGATCTGCGTAATGACCGACCCGGTGGAGGGATCTATCGAATCGATCGTGGCGCCTGCTGGGACGATGCGCTGACCGTCGATGAAGCATCCGTGCACATCGGTGGCGAAAGCAAGCGCCTCCGCGCTGACCAGGGATGCGAATCCCGTGGTGCTCGTTGTCATCGTCTTCCTTCCCGGTTGCAGCCTGCGACGCCGCCGACTTCGACGAAACGACGTGAGCCACCTAACATTCAGTCGCTGATGAACGTTATACGCACGATAGACATCTAACAAGACCTGATTTCGCAATCAGTGTTCCGCACATGACCGTAAAGCGCTATCTTGATACAACATCACCCCGGCTCGCCACCAGTGGCGCTCCCCGAACGGCCACCGATCTGCACCGCCGGAACTGCACACACACTCGATAGGACTCGCAATGCTCACCGCCTGGAAACCTCCTTCGACGGCTCTGCCCGACCGTTGGCATCCGGTGTGTGTCGCCCTCACGCGCGGAAAGCCGGCGATTCTCCCCGCTAGAGGTGGAGCTGTCCTGGCCTTCGCGGCAGCCACAGCGACCAGCGACCAACTGCATTTCGCCATCAGACACTCGTCCGGCTTGATCCATGCCGCGATGACCGCCTCACGTCTGGATCAACTGCAGATCCCGGACCAGTGGGTATCACCGTCGGAAAACAGTGGCTGCGGATTCACCGTGGCCGTCGACGCCGCCGCGGGCATCACAACCGGCATCAGCGCCCGGGACCGCGCCCGCACGCTTCAGGTCCTCGCCGACCCGACATCCACTCCCGCCGACGTGGTCCGCCCAGGCCACGTCATGCCGATCCGGTGTTCCGACAACGGCTTCGTGTCACAGCAACGACCGTGGGAACTCGCCGTCGACCTCGTTGCGGCGGCCGGGCACCCTCCGGTTGCGGTGGTGTGCCGATTGATCGGCAACGACGGCGAGACGCTGGATGCCGCCGGCGCCGAAGCCTTCGCCGCCACGCATGGCTTACCGGTGTGTGAGCCACCCGTACCGCGGCGTTACCTGCACGCGGTGGGAGTCCGCCGTGGCTGATCACCACATCGAGGCCAAGGCATTGGTCCGCCGCGTGCTCGAAGAGGTGTGGAACACCGGCGACGTCGACATCCTCGACGATGTGCTCACCGACGACTATGTCCGGCACGGCCGTGACGAACGCACCGACAAGGAGCATATGAAAGCGACAATCACGCTGTCCCGGAACGCTTTTCCCGACCTGCACACCGAAGTTCGGCACATGCTCCAAGAGGGCGATACGGTCGCCACCCGCTGGAAGGCCGTCGGCACCCACCAGGGCGCCTTCTACGATCTGCCCATCACCCGCAAGAAGGTCATCATCACCGGGATGACATTCTCTCGGATCTTCAACGGCAAAGTCGCCGAAGAGTGGGAATCATGGTGCGGCGCAGACCTGTTCCAAGATCTCGGCGTCGTCAACCTCTGGTAGGCATGATGAGCTGCCGCGGCGCCGGACCGACGACTGACGAGATCAAGGCCTTCCACCGGAAGTTCGTCACCGGAGTCACCATCGTGACAACTGGCGACGGCGGAGAACCGCGCGGCTTGGCACTGAACGCCTTCACCAGCGTCACCGTGACGCCCGCCATGGTCCTGGTCTGCGTCGCCAAATCATCCACGACCCACGATGCGCTGTTCGGTGCCGACCACTTCGCGGTAAACCTGCTCAGCCGAGACCAACTCGACGTTGCCGGGCGATTTGCCACCAAGTCGCCGGACAAGTTCACCGGACTGGCTTGGCATTTCGGTGAACATGGCTGCCCGATCATCGACGACAGCTGCGCACATCTGGAAGCCGAGATCACCATGCGCGTCCGAACTTCGACCCACACCGTCTTTTTCGGACGCGTTCTCAACGCCCGCAGTAGCGACGCGGCACCACTGGTCTATCTCGGTTCAGCGTTCTTCGACGGCGCTCGGCTGCAGCCCATGGCGACCTGACGCCGCCGCGCCATCAAGGTGCTGCTGCAACCGTGATCACAACCTGGGGTCTACCGGGTCGGATTCCAGCGCCAGCACCGCGAACACGCATTCGTGGATGCGCCACAACGGTTCTCGCGCCGCGACACGGTCCAGTGCCTCGATGCCGATGGCGTATTCCCGCAGTGCCAGCGACCGTTTGCGGTTGAGGTTGCGTTCCCGCAGCCGTGTCAGATGCCGGTCTTCGGTGTAGTCGGGGCCGTAAATGATACGCAGGTACTCCCGGCCGCGCACCTTGATCCCGGGTTGCACCAGGCCTTTTCGTCCTCGCACCAGGTTCGCTGCCGGCTTGACCACCATGCCCTCCGCACCGGACGCGGTGAGTTCCTCCCACCACCGGGACGCCTGCGCGACCGAGGCGTCGTCCCCGGTGTGCACGGTCAGCCGCCGCGTGGTGACGAACAGGTCCGGGTCGGCCGCGGCGAGGCGGTCGGCCATCGCCAGGTGCCAGTCGTGCGGACGCGTCGCGAATGACCGGCCCTCGGCAGCCAGCAGCGCGAACGGTGCGACGGTGACTCCGGTCAGGCCGCTGGTGGGCCGGCAGTAGCGGCGGTACGCCGCACGGTAGCCGTCGGTATTGGCAGCGCGTGACCTGGTGCGCTCCAGCAGTTCTGCCACGTCGACGCCCCGGTCGGCGGCGGCGGCCAGCGCCTGGCCGGCAGTCGCCAGCACCGCGCCAGCGGCCGCCCCGACCGGCGCGTACTGCCCGGTGACCAGGCCGGCCGCCTTGGCGGTCCACGGCATGATCTCGACGTCGAACAACAGCCAATCGGTGTCGAGCTCATCGAACAGCGCAGTGGCCGCGGTCCGGACCCGGTCCAGGAACGGCTCGGTAAGCCCGGGGTCGAAGAACGCCCGCCCGGTGCGGGTGTGGACGACGCCGGGCCCGTCGACGCCGAAACGCTCCCTGCCCGAATCCCGACACACCAAAATCACGGCGCGCGAACCCATGTGCTTCTCCTGGCACATCACCTGCTCGACACCGGCATTGCGGTACGCCCGCAGCGCCTCGTCGGGATGCTCGAGCAGACCGTCGCGGGTGCTGGTGTCGGGTGGGCTCATCGTGGGCGGCAGGTAGAGCAACCAGCGCGGGTCAACGGCGAAGCGGCTCATCACCTCCAGCGCGGCGGCGGACTGTTCGGGATGCACGGTGATGCGCCCCAACTGGCCCGTCTCGATCACGCGCCGCCCGGTCACGTCGGCGAGGGTGAGGGCGGCAGCTTCGGTGATGGCGGGCTGCAGCGGTTTCACCGGCTCATACCAGGTGCGTTGGGCTGCAACCGAAACCACCTCGCGTTCCGGATAGCGCAGCGCGCTGAGCCGGCCGCCGAACACACACCCGGTGTCCAGGCAGATGGTGTTGTTGATCCATTCGGCGACCGGCGTCGGGGTGTGCCCGTACACCACGGTGGCCGAGCCGCGGTAGTCGTCGGCCCACGGATAACGCACGGGCAGGCCGTATTCGTCGGTCTCGCCGGTGGTGTCGCCGTACAGCGCGAAGCTGCGCACTGCTCCGGACGCCCGGCCGTGATAGTGCTGCGGCAGCCCGGCGTGGGCTACCACGAGCTTGCCGCCGTCGAGCACATAGTGGGCCACCAGGCGATCACAGAAGTCCCGCACCCGTTCGCGGAACTCGTCGGGTTGCGCCGCGAGCTGCTCCAGGGTCTCGGCCAGGCCGTGGCTCACCGTCACTTTGCGTCCACGCAACGCGCGCAGCAGCTTCTGTTCGTGATTGCCGCACACTGCCAACGCATTTCCGGCGTCGACCATGTCCATCACCAGGGTCAGCACGCCAGCGGTGTCGGGGCCGCGATCCACGAGATCTCCGACGAATACCGCGCGTCGTCCGTCGGGATGATTCGCGCCGCCGGATCCGACGACGTAGCCCAGCGTCGTGAGCAGCTCAACGAGCTCGGCACGACAGCCGTGCACGTCGCCGATGATGTCGAACGGCCCTGTCTCGCTGCGCTTGTCGTTGAGCAGTGGTTCGATGGTGATCTCGGCGGCGTCCACCTCGTCCACCGAGGACAGCACGTGCACGCGCCGGAAGCCTTCCTTTTCGAGGTTGCGCAGGCTGCGGCGCAGTTCGTCGCGCTGACGGCGTACCACCCCGTCGCCGAAACCGCGGTCGGCGCGGGCCCGCGTCCGCTCGATGCAGACCGACTCCGGTACGTCGAGGACGATCGCCACCGGCAGCACGTGGTGGGCGCGGGCGAGTTCGATGAGCTCCTTGCGCAGATTGCGTTGGGTGTTGGTGGCGTCGACGACCGTCACGCGACCGGCCTGCAGCCTCTTGGCTGCCACATAGTGCAGCGCATCGAAGGCCGCCTGCGACGCCGACTGGTCGTTCTCGTCATCACACACCAGGCCGCGGAAGGTGTCGCTGGAGAGCACCTGGGTGGGCCGGAAGTGCTTGGCGGCGAACGTCGATTTGCCGGATCCGGACGCACCGACCAGCACCACCAGGGACATGTCGGGGATCGCGAGCCTCATGCCGTCACCTCGAACACCGCGGCCTGCGTCGGCGGTCCCAAGTCCGGATCCTGCGGCCCGATCGGTTCGAACCGCACGGTGTAGCCGTACCGGTCGGCCACCTCGGCGGCCCAGCGACTGAATTCGGCGCGGTTCCACTCGAACCGGTGATCGGCGTGCCGGAACTGCCCGGCCGGCAACGCGTCGAACCGCACGCTGTACTCGGCGTTGGGGGTGGTGACGACGACCGCACGCGGACGCGCCACCCCGAACACCGCGTAGTGCAGTGCGGGCAACCGGTTTTCGTCGACGTGCTCGATGACTTCCATGAGCACCGCCGCGTCGTATCCGGCCAGGCTCGGGTCGGCGTAGGTCAGCGCGGACTGCCGCAGGGTGACCCGGTCCCTGACCCGGTCACCGGCACGTTCGAAGGACCGGGCCGCGGCGTCGAGGGCGGCGGAGGCCACGTCGACGCCGAGGATGTCGATGAACTGGGCGTGGGTGACCAACTCACGCAGCAACGCCCCCGGCCCGCAGCCCAGATCGACGACCCGGGCGGCACCGAGCTCGGTGAGCAGCTCGATGACGCGGCGACGGCGCTGCGCGGCAAGGGATTCCGATGGCACCCGAGCGGTGGCGGGTTCGGCGGAGGCGTCGTCGCTGAGCCGGGCCAGCGCGGCATCGACGTATTCCCGCCGGTGCTTCAGATAGCGGCGGCTGATGACCTCGCGCAACGGGTGGGTGTCCAGCCAGCCCTCCCCCGCGTGCAGCAGCTTGTCGACCTCGGCGTCGCCGACCCAGTAGTGCTTGGCATCGTCGAGCACCGGCAGCAGCACGTAGAGGTGTTTGAGCGCATCGGAGAGCCGCAGCGTGCCGGTCAGGCGCACGTCGGCGTACGGCGAGTCGCCCCACTCGGGAAACGCGGCGTCGAGCGGCGGGGTTTGTGCCTCGACCTGCCAACCGAGCGGGGTGAAGAGATCGCGCACCAGGGCCGCGCCGCCGGGCAGCGCGGGCACGCCGATCTCCAGCGGGATGGCCGCATCGGCCAGGTCCTGCTTGGCGCTGATCCCCTTCATCGCGGACCTGAACACGGTGCCCATTGCCACCGCGAGCAATGACCCTGCGGCGTACGGCCGGTCGTTGACGTACTGGCCCAGGGTGAACGCGGTGTTGTGCTTGCCCCGAACCAGGTTGATCGGGTCGATATCGCAGAACAGCGCTGCGGTACACCGCTCGTCGGTGGCCTGCGGGTAGAACACGTGCGCGACACCGCCCGCAACCTCGAACCGCTGGGCCCGGTCGGGATGCTTGTGCAGCAGATAGCCCAGGTCGGTGGCGGGACGGTGGGTGGTCGACACGGTCAGGTACACGGTTCGACAGTAAACGCGGCGTCCTGGCGCTTGTCGCTCGAATTTCCGACAAGCACCGACCTACCATGTGACGATGCCTGCAGGGTCCACCGGCTTCGTCGGCCGGGACGGGGATCTCGCCGACCTGTCGGGCCGGCTCGCATCGACCGTCGCCCGCGGCGCCGCGGTCGTCGCGGTGCTCGGGCCGCCGGGCATCGGCAAAACGGCGTTGCTTCGGGAACTGGCTACGCGGCACGAGCGGGCCAGGTGGGCGGGCGCGGCGGCGTGGGAATCCGATCTGCCCGGCGGTGTACTGGCCCAGCTGATGCAGGACGACTTCCCCGACGATCCCGTGGACGCCGCCGCGCATCTGGTGGACCTGCTGCGCGGCCCGGAGCCCACGCTACTGCTCATCGACGACGCCGAACACTCCGATTCACTGTCCCTGCAAGCGATTTCCACGCTGGTGCGGCACCAGCGCGAGCTTCCCGTGCTGGTGGTGATCGCCACCGGAGCCGACGCTCCACCGCAGCCGATCGCCGATCTGGCTGCCGACCGCTTCCGGTTGCAAGGACTGAGTCGGCATGCGGTCGCCGAGCTGGCCGCCGACCGGGGCCGGGCCCTGCACCCGGCGATGGCTCAGGTGCTCACCGAACACACCGCGGGCAATCCCCGTGACGTGCTGGCACTGCTCGATGAGCTGCCGGGGTCGATCTGGGCTCGGCCCGACGCGTCGTTGCCGGCCCCGGCGCATGTGACGGCCCAGGTGGCGGACATGCTGGCCCGGTGCGGACCCGAGGCCCGGGCGCTGGTCGATGCCCTGGCCGTCCTCGAAACGGTCCAGGACGCCGGTGTCGCGCTCGGCGAGACCGCTGAGCTGGCGGGGCTGACCGATCCACGCGGCGCCATCGACGACGCGGCCGGCGCGGGGCTGCTCGACCGGGTGTCGCCGCTGGAACCGCGGCTGCGTGATCCCATGACCCGCGCGGCGCTGCTCGACATCATGGGGGTGCGCGCGGCCGGCGCAGCCCACCGGCACGCGGCGGACATCGTCGGGGATCCGGTGGCCCGGTTGCAGCATCTGGTGGCGGCCACTCCCACACTCGACGCCGAGTTGGCAGCCGACGTCGATCGGTTGGCGCGCGAACGCGGCGCGGCGGGATCCTGGGCGTCGGCGGCGACCCTGTTCCGGGAGGCCAGCCGGCTCACCCCGGACCGGCTGGTGCGCGACGAGCGGCTGACTCTCGCAGTAGACGCCCTGGTCGCGGCGGGCGACTGCGGCGCCGCGGCGGCCCTGGTGCCCGCGGTGGAAAGTCTGCGCGAAACACCTTTGCGCAATGCGGTTTTGGCGTATCTGGCGATACTGCGGGGCCGCGCCACCGAAGCCGAGGTGCGGTTGCGCCGGGCGTGGGACATCGTCAACGTCGACCGTGACCCCGAGACCGCGGCGCTCATCGCGCAGCGGTACGTGTTGCACACTTTGGTGCGGTGCCGCGGCGACGAGGTGGTCGAATGGGCCGACACCGCGCTGCGGTTGGCCCATCCCGATTCGCCCGCCGGAATCGAATCGGCCGCGATCCGCGGGCTCGGCCTGGCCGCTGCCGGACATCCGGCGCAGGCGACGGCGGCCTACGACGAGGTGGCCGCGCGGTTGCCGCACGGCGCTCAGGCTCAGCGGGTGACGATGGGGCGCGGCTGGTTACAGTTCATCCGCGATGACGTCGAGACGGCCCGCAGCAACCTTGAGACTGCCGTCGCGACAGCCGCTTTGGGTGGTTCTACCCGGATCACGTTGTGGGCGTTGGGTTGGCTGGCCCGCGTCCAGTTCGTGTGCGGCGACTGGGACGAAGCCCTGGCCAGTGTCGAGTCCGGGCGCACGCTCGCGCAGACCAGCGGCATCGCGATCGTCACCCCGCTGCTGGAATGGACGGCCACGCAAATCCATGCGCTGCGCGGAGATTGGGCCGATGCGGATGCCGCGGTGCGGGCCGCCGACGTGGTCACCCAGGACTACGAGATGATGAAGATCCCGGTGCTGTTGGCCCGCGCCTACGTCGCCGAAGCCGACGCGGACTATGCCAAGGTGCGCCGGGTGCTCGAGCCGTTGACGGCGATGGCCGCCGGCACGTCGC
It encodes the following:
- a CDS encoding aldehyde dehydrogenase family protein — translated: MTTSTTGFASLVSAEALAFATDVHGCFIDGQRIVPAGATIDSIDPSTGSVITQIADADPVTVDRAVTSAAAAFAGDWGRLTPGKREAALHRLADLLEQHSAELAEYDALEGGKPVSYVEAVDVPLAVEQFRYYAGWPTKLTGDVVPVDTPSAHVYSRKVPLGVVGAITPWNFPLCQAAIKLAPALAAGNTVVLKPSELTSLSSLRLAELAIEAGLPPGTINVVTGQGSSTGNALVTHPGIAKISFTGSERVGRVLGAAAGGSLKHISLELGGKNPNIIFADADIPAAATAAATTAYFYSGQVCFSGSRLMVERSVLDEVLEIVQRYAQALVIGPGLDRASTLGPLASDQHRDKVEKYLDSVSATKASIPFGGSRIAGDGYFLEPTAVVGAADSDAVITDEIFGPVLSVQTFDSVDELMIRVNSANYGLTAGVWTNDVRKAHTVAQNLQSGLVWVNTYADYHAAAPFGGFKNSGIGKDCGFDGLAKYLDTQTIWMSLA
- a CDS encoding 3,4-dihydroxy-2-butanone-4-phosphate synthase; the protein is MLTAWKPPSTALPDRWHPVCVALTRGKPAILPARGGAVLAFAAATATSDQLHFAIRHSSGLIHAAMTASRLDQLQIPDQWVSPSENSGCGFTVAVDAAAGITTGISARDRARTLQVLADPTSTPADVVRPGHVMPIRCSDNGFVSQQRPWELAVDLVAAAGHPPVAVVCRLIGNDGETLDAAGAEAFAATHGLPVCEPPVPRRYLHAVGVRRG
- a CDS encoding ester cyclase, which encodes MADHHIEAKALVRRVLEEVWNTGDVDILDDVLTDDYVRHGRDERTDKEHMKATITLSRNAFPDLHTEVRHMLQEGDTVATRWKAVGTHQGAFYDLPITRKKVIITGMTFSRIFNGKVAEEWESWCGADLFQDLGVVNLW
- a CDS encoding flavin reductase family protein — its product is MSCRGAGPTTDEIKAFHRKFVTGVTIVTTGDGGEPRGLALNAFTSVTVTPAMVLVCVAKSSTTHDALFGADHFAVNLLSRDQLDVAGRFATKSPDKFTGLAWHFGEHGCPIIDDSCAHLEAEITMRVRTSTHTVFFGRVLNARSSDAAPLVYLGSAFFDGARLQPMAT
- a CDS encoding polynucleotide kinase-phosphatase — protein: MRLAIPDMSLVVLVGASGSGKSTFAAKHFRPTQVLSSDTFRGLVCDDENDQSASQAAFDALHYVAAKRLQAGRVTVVDATNTQRNLRKELIELARAHHVLPVAIVLDVPESVCIERTRARADRGFGDGVVRRQRDELRRSLRNLEKEGFRRVHVLSSVDEVDAAEITIEPLLNDKRSETGPFDIIGDVHGCRAELVELLTTLGYVVGSGGANHPDGRRAVFVGDLVDRGPDTAGVLTLVMDMVDAGNALAVCGNHEQKLLRALRGRKVTVSHGLAETLEQLAAQPDEFRERVRDFCDRLVAHYVLDGGKLVVAHAGLPQHYHGRASGAVRSFALYGDTTGETDEYGLPVRYPWADDYRGSATVVYGHTPTPVAEWINNTICLDTGCVFGGRLSALRYPEREVVSVAAQRTWYEPVKPLQPAITEAAALTLADVTGRRVIETGQLGRITVHPEQSAAALEVMSRFAVDPRWLLYLPPTMSPPDTSTRDGLLEHPDEALRAYRNAGVEQVMCQEKHMGSRAVILVCRDSGRERFGVDGPGVVHTRTGRAFFDPGLTEPFLDRVRTAATALFDELDTDWLLFDVEIMPWTAKAAGLVTGQYAPVGAAAGAVLATAGQALAAAADRGVDVAELLERTRSRAANTDGYRAAYRRYCRPTSGLTGVTVAPFALLAAEGRSFATRPHDWHLAMADRLAAADPDLFVTTRRLTVHTGDDASVAQASRWWEELTASGAEGMVVKPAANLVRGRKGLVQPGIKVRGREYLRIIYGPDYTEDRHLTRLRERNLNRKRSLALREYAIGIEALDRVAAREPLWRIHECVFAVLALESDPVDPRL
- a CDS encoding 3' terminal RNA ribose 2'-O-methyltransferase Hen1, producing the protein MYLTVSTTHRPATDLGYLLHKHPDRAQRFEVAGGVAHVFYPQATDERCTAALFCDIDPINLVRGKHNTAFTLGQYVNDRPYAAGSLLAVAMGTVFRSAMKGISAKQDLADAAIPLEIGVPALPGGAALVRDLFTPLGWQVEAQTPPLDAAFPEWGDSPYADVRLTGTLRLSDALKHLYVLLPVLDDAKHYWVGDAEVDKLLHAGEGWLDTHPLREVISRRYLKHRREYVDAALARLSDDASAEPATARVPSESLAAQRRRRVIELLTELGAARVVDLGCGPGALLRELVTHAQFIDILGVDVASAALDAAARSFERAGDRVRDRVTLRQSALTYADPSLAGYDAAVLMEVIEHVDENRLPALHYAVFGVARPRAVVVTTPNAEYSVRFDALPAGQFRHADHRFEWNRAEFSRWAAEVADRYGYTVRFEPIGPQDPDLGPPTQAAVFEVTA
- a CDS encoding helix-turn-helix transcriptional regulator, whose amino-acid sequence is MPAGSTGFVGRDGDLADLSGRLASTVARGAAVVAVLGPPGIGKTALLRELATRHERARWAGAAAWESDLPGGVLAQLMQDDFPDDPVDAAAHLVDLLRGPEPTLLLIDDAEHSDSLSLQAISTLVRHQRELPVLVVIATGADAPPQPIADLAADRFRLQGLSRHAVAELAADRGRALHPAMAQVLTEHTAGNPRDVLALLDELPGSIWARPDASLPAPAHVTAQVADMLARCGPEARALVDALAVLETVQDAGVALGETAELAGLTDPRGAIDDAAGAGLLDRVSPLEPRLRDPMTRAALLDIMGVRAAGAAHRHAADIVGDPVARLQHLVAATPTLDAELAADVDRLARERGAAGSWASAATLFREASRLTPDRLVRDERLTLAVDALVAAGDCGAAAALVPAVESLRETPLRNAVLAYLAILRGRATEAEVRLRRAWDIVNVDRDPETAALIAQRYVLHTLVRCRGDEVVEWADTALRLAHPDSPAGIESAAIRGLGLAAAGHPAQATAAYDEVAARLPHGAQAQRVTMGRGWLQFIRDDVETARSNLETAVATAALGGSTRITLWALGWLARVQFVCGDWDEALASVESGRTLAQTSGIAIVTPLLEWTATQIHALRGDWADADAAVRAADVVTQDYEMMKIPVLLARAYVAEADADYAKVRRVLEPLTAMAAGTSLTEPGYWPWPDMLANAMVLGGDLDAADEFLRPHEQRAVEREHRSAMARLGYARGRLLGARGDLPAARAAFERALQLLDGLPLRYDTARVNFAYGQTLRRAGKRREADAVISTARDIYLALGAETYVQRCERELKAGGLHLMRGSRDSVELTPQEDAVSSLVAQGLSNREVAAELYVSPKTVQYHLTRIYAKLGVRSRAELVALRR